The genomic segment ATGTTTTGAGGTCATGTTTAATTGCCATACTTGAGGGGACAGGGTTGAGTGTAAATATTTTGCTATTCTCAGGCGGTTAGTTGAAAAAACTGATTAAAATACTGCTATCTCCAGTCTGTTAACTTTTAATCATTATGTTCTTAGCGATATTAAAGCGCGTTCTTATCACCGCCTTGCTGCTCATTTTAGGACTTGCCACTCCTGCCCTTGCGGATCAAACTGAAATTTCTACTTACAGAAGAGCAAGGGATCTTTTTTGGGAAGTTCTTTATCCTAGTGGGGCAATATCTTTATATTGCGGTCAGGCTGTTCCTGCCAATCCCGATAGCGATGATTTTAATATTGAACATATTTATCCCAGATCTTGGATGAAAGAAGCTGCCGGCTGTTTAGGTGAAAGCGTTAGAGATTGTCGCCAATCAAATCAGCGTTTTCGGTTTATGGAATCGGATTTGCATAATCTTTATCCGGCTGAAACCCCTAAAAATTCCGAACGAAGTAGCAAGGTCTTTAGCATCTTACCGGGTAATTCAGAAGATCCCGATTGTGATTTTGAATCGACTAATGATGCGGTTGAGCCTTTACCGGCATCGAGGGGAAATATCGCCCGTGCTATTTTCTACATGAATCAAGAATACGGTGCTGATATTGCTCCTCCCAATGGGCCATCTATTGAACCGTTACTACAAGCGTGGCACTGTAGTGACCCTGTAGATAGCGAGGAAAGAAGGCGTAATGATGTTATTGAACAACTGCAAGGAACAAGAAATCCGTTTATTGATGATCCAACTTTAATTGAATGTGGCGCAGTCTCCGTTTTCCCCAACGATTAAGCTACTTATCTGTTAAGGCTGAGGTTGTTTTAAAGAGAGTAAACTTCAACTTTTTCCACTTATTTCCCTTTTACTCTCTTGAACTCCAAGTCTTAAACCCTATATTTTCCAAGACTTCTGGGACTGACATCACCCCTCTCGAACTCGTATTCTGAAGATGTCGAGAGAACCAGAGGCAACCCAAGATGTTAACCGCTACCACCAACAACAACACTTCCTTAATCCGTAACTATATCATCGCTGCTACCACTGTAATGTTAATGAGTGTTGGGGTGGCCGATATGTTTAACAACCCTCAAAGACTTGCTCAACAAGACAAATTAGACGGATATGGCCGCTACATTGGTGCTGGTTTGGTCAGCTATGGAAAAAGTTTAGCTCGTTAATTGGTTTGTCTGGTTAAAATTTGTCCTCGACAACTCCCTGCCCGGTGCAGGGTTTTTTATTGGTCTTTTAAAACCAAAAACCTCGGCTGTCCGAGGTCGAGAGGTAGGAGAACTCATCATTGATGCAGTTTTTAAAAAGCCTATTAGCTTACAGCAAAGGAAACTAAAACTAATGTGGTAACGAATAATGTGGCGATCGCTCCTTGAACTAAATAGCGACGTTGTTGGTAGGGGGCGGGATACTCAGCATAGTAAGCTTTGGGTTCGGTAGCGTAGATATTTCCGATTCCGTTGTCGAGTTGGGTGGTGTACATCGTTTATGACCTCCGTTGTGTCTCCTTATGTAAACTAATGTAACAATAATTTTACATTTTGTAAAGATGGCTTGACAAAAGATTGTAAATAGTTTTCTGAAAGCGACTTATCTCAAAATTGTCTCAGCGTGGCTGAGTGCCAATAGGCCGCACTTGCCTAATGCGGCTAAACTTTATTTCTCACTCTCAACATTGCTAGTAAGGAGAAAAGGCTATCGCATAGTGTGTCGTAGGTTGTTGGGAAATAAATGCGCTTCTTTATTTTAATGGACTGAATTTTGGCAGCCTGAATAAATTTCGTCGCATGAGCAAGCTTAGAAGTAAGAAGTTAAACGCTCACTTAGTTCTTGAGGCTTAACTTATGAGCAATAAATAGGAAATGGCATGATTGACCACTTTCTGTATATTTCTCGTGACTATTATTCTCTTGTTGGGTAGTTGCTCAATCACAAAAAAGAAATTTGCTTTGTCAGGCTTCTTGTTCATTATTCATTTTTTTTATTATGACTGAAAAAATTACTATTTCATCGTCGCCTATTCTTAATGAACGCCTTCGGCAGGCTCGTATAAGTTTTAACCTTGCTTGCTGTATGTCGGTGCTAAGTGCCTTAGTGGGTTTTTCCGGGCCGATATTAATCCTTTCGGGTTATGTAAAGCCGGGAATAGCTTCAACGGCTGGAGGCTCGGCTTCTGGGGGTATCAGTTTTTATTGGATGAGGCTGGCGAAAGACGCTAACGATCGGCTTGATAAATTATCAGCATCTCATGATCGCAATGCTTTAAAAGAATAACTCAGTCATCCACCGGCAAAGAATTGGGTTAGCAATGGAGTTTTTGCCTCTGGCAAGTTGAACGCATTGATTGCTAATAAGTACACTAATGAGCAGGATAGCAATCTCGAAACGAGAGCCGCTACGCGGGGCGCACTTCCTTTTCTTGCGCGACTCCAAAAATTCAAACATTAGTTTTCACCTTTTTCCATCTGATAAGTGTAGGTAATTTTTCAAGAAACTGGGGATATAATCCCCTATGGCTACTGATTTTTAGAGTAAAGGTTGACCAATCAGGGGGACAATGGGAAAAATACCCATACTTACATTTTAAGGACGAATGAGATTAGCCAATAAAATTGCTTTGATTACAGGGGGAGGTTCTGGCATTGGGGCAGCCACAGCTAAATTATTTGCCTCTCAAGGTGCATCTGTTGCATTAGCCGATATAGATGAACAGGGAGGGCAAGCGGTTGTTACTGAAATTAGACAATCATTAGGTGAAGCACTTTTCCATCTCTGTGATATTAGTCAAGAGCAACAGGTTAAGCAATGGATTGAAACAGTAGCCCAAACTTGGGGAGGGGTTGATATTTTAGTTAACAATGCCGCTACTTTTGTTTTTGGAAATGTAGAAGAAGTTAGCGGCGAAGATTGGGATAAAATTTTGTCGGTTAATGTTAAGGGTTATGCCTTTTGTGCTAAATATGCCGCTCCTTTGATGCGACAGCGAGGAGGCGGTTCAATTGTCAATCTTGGTTCAATTAGCTCAGTAATCGCTCAAAAGAGTTTTGTGCCGTACAATACCAGTAAAGGTGCTATTCTTCAGATGACCCGATGCCTCGCTTATGATTTAGCACCTGACAATATTCGAGTTAATTGTGTTTGTCCAGGGACAATCGATACTCCTGCGATTTGGCGAGATGCAGGTTCAAAAAATTTGACCCAGGAAGAATTTATCGAACAGGCGGCACAACAACACTTGCTTGGACGAATAGGACAGCCCATTGAAGTCGCTCATGCTATCCTTTTTTTAGCCAGTAGTGAAGCGTCTTTTATAACAGGAACATCCTTAATGGTGGATGGGGGATATACGGCTCAATAAATTTATAGAACTGAGCCGAAAAGGGAGCATTCGTTGCCCTTCAATTCTTTGGATTTAGAGCTTTCTATGCTTGAACAACAAGCCAGATTGAAGGTGGGAAGGAAAAACTATCTATAGATGATTGTTTTGAGTGGGTTACTTACTCGAAGACGCTGATTAAGTTTCATCGGCGGGAATTGACCCTGCTGAACGTTATCCTATAAGAATAAATTCTAATCAGCCTAGGGGGAATTAGCGCATTGTTTTTAGCTTTATTGGCAATTATATTTACTTTTGTAGCCTTTATTGCTCCGACGAGTGCCCCCTATCAATACGAACAGTGGAATAGTACAATTATTGCCACCTTTTGGGGAATTAATATTACTCAACTGTTTTTCATTCGCCTACAAATAGCAGCAATTGGATTAAGTCTTACAGGAGTTTTAGTTGCCATAGCATGGTTTTCATGGTGGTTTAATGGTCGCTTATAAAAATCGATAAGGAAAGCCAATTTAATTAGATAGGTTAAGAGTATTTTGAATTTTATCTAAAGAGGGAATATTATCTACAGCAATTTCGTAGCTGATAAGGCTATACTCTTGAATAATTTTCTGATTTCTGTGAATAAGTGCTTCAAGAGTTACTCCGGAATTGGCTGGCTCGGATTGTAAATTGGCTGATGAAGGTTCATCGTATAATTTAGTAGCCAAACGGCATAATATATTTTCCTCTAAATTTATATAAGCCGTATAAAGCTTGGCATTAACGCTGATATTATTCTGATATTGATATAGCACGATAAAGGAAGTTGAAAGAATAAAGCTGGAAAAACTGACCACGAACACACCCCATATAGCGGGATTAGCCTTATCCCAACCTTGCCGTGTAATATGAAGCAAGCTCATCGCAGTAATCACAGAGGCCAGGGTGGCGCTCGTAGAAGAAATAGCAGACCAGATGTAAAGATCTTTTGTGACTCGCAGGTGCGTTATGGCGCGATTTTTTAGGGTTTCTAATTGTTCTTTAATTCTTTGTTTGCTGGCATCGGTAGCATTTTCAAAAGCGTCTAAATAAATATCAATTTGCTGGTTAGATGATTGAACTTCAGTTTTAAGTTCAGGATAATATTTAACATTACGTCCCCAATCGTCAGCTTTATTAGAAGCAAAAGCCCAAGAAACAATAACACATCCACTTAAGACGACTGCTGTTGCCAGACTAGACCAAATCATAGCCTTCCAATTAAATGAGGAAGGTGGCACGCTTGGAGCAGAAGGCTGTTTCTCAGGTGGCAAAGTCTGGGGTTCATTATACTTTGTTAAGTTAGACATTGGTTTTATAGATTAAATTATGCTCTTTTAGTAAATTCAATCTTTTGCTGAAAAATTTCTGTCACTTCTAAAAGTTTTGTAAATATTCTTTACCTCAAAGCACCGAACAACTCCTGCTAGAAATAAGGCTAAAATAAGTCAATTAAGATTAATCAGGTAAATCATCATCCACCTCAATAATATTTCCCTGTTCATCCCGTTCAATCCGTATGATTTTAACATCGAAGCCCTCCCATTCTTCAACGGTAAACCCGGCTTCGACCTCAGTCGCGGAAAGCGGATGGCCATCTTTTCCCATGCTTCGGAGGTGAAGAATAGGCGATCGCTTAGTAATGATGCAGGTAAATTTCCTTCTCATTTCAAGGAAACAGCAGTTATTATGGGAGGAAAAAAATTATAAGCGATTTCAATGGCTCAATTCCCCATTATCCTAATTCCCCCTGAAATTAGAGAGGCTCAACCACAACTCCTATCACCACCCATTAAGCCTCAACCACCGATTAAGCCCACAGCACCGGAGTCGCCACCGCCTGAACCGCAGCCGGT from the Gloeothece citriformis PCC 7424 genome contains:
- the psb34 gene encoding photosystem II assembly protein Psb34, translating into MYTTQLDNGIGNIYATEPKAYYAEYPAPYQQRRYLVQGAIATLFVTTLVLVSFAVS
- a CDS encoding TRADD-N-associated membrane domain-containing protein, with the translated sequence MTEKITISSSPILNERLRQARISFNLACCMSVLSALVGFSGPILILSGYVKPGIASTAGGSASGGISFYWMRLAKDANDRLDKLSASHDRNALKE
- a CDS encoding endonuclease I family protein; protein product: MFLAILKRVLITALLLILGLATPALADQTEISTYRRARDLFWEVLYPSGAISLYCGQAVPANPDSDDFNIEHIYPRSWMKEAAGCLGESVRDCRQSNQRFRFMESDLHNLYPAETPKNSERSSKVFSILPGNSEDPDCDFESTNDAVEPLPASRGNIARAIFYMNQEYGADIAPPNGPSIEPLLQAWHCSDPVDSEERRRNDVIEQLQGTRNPFIDDPTLIECGAVSVFPND
- a CDS encoding SDR family NAD(P)-dependent oxidoreductase, which gives rise to MRLANKIALITGGGSGIGAATAKLFASQGASVALADIDEQGGQAVVTEIRQSLGEALFHLCDISQEQQVKQWIETVAQTWGGVDILVNNAATFVFGNVEEVSGEDWDKILSVNVKGYAFCAKYAAPLMRQRGGGSIVNLGSISSVIAQKSFVPYNTSKGAILQMTRCLAYDLAPDNIRVNCVCPGTIDTPAIWRDAGSKNLTQEEFIEQAAQQHLLGRIGQPIEVAHAILFLASSEASFITGTSLMVDGGYTAQ